The DNA region CTTTTCTCTTCCACTTGAAAGAAAACAATAGGAGATTCCGAAGCTGTTAGAAAACATTAACAAAGCAGAATTGTTAGCTTAGACTAGATTATTCCTTAAACTGAAATAACACACAAGTCTTAGATCACCAAGTACAAGAAATTGGAATGTATACTTAACCggatcatataatcatgttaagaGAATAATATTACATTGCACTACGTACATACATAACATGGAATATAAATCCCTGAACAATCAAAAGAGAGAAGAAAAATACTGGGAAAACTATCGACCAACCGCGCATTTTTAAAGTTGAGGAATTATATTGTGAGCTAGTCACTAAAATCGATCCACCTAAAGAGCTCGGGCTTTAACAATGTCCATGCTCATTTCACTAGGATCTGTTGCTTGCAACTCGACTTGAATGCCATCCAATTCCCTCTTGAATCTATCCTTGGAGCTTGCATACACCATCTTCATCCTCACCATTGATATATCCGGTGACCTACAACAACGATTGAGGGCaccacaaaaataaaaaaataaactttaCTTCATCCAGAAATGGTCGGGGATCATGACAATATTAGTGTTGATGacaaatacagataaaacaatttatAGAATATTTACAGAACTCGCTTATTCTAGCACTTGAGAATTATACTAAACCAATTATGCCTTCAAACAACTTTAGAACATGGTAAGGATGTAActagaaacacacacacacataggtACTATGAACGATATCCAATAACTTGCACGAATTTGTGCGTCATATATACTAATAGTACGTTTTTAAGCCCTATCAAAATGCCTTGAACTAATAGGGTGTTTGGTAGAGGATATTTATATTAGAATTAGTTGGGGATTTCGAAAGTTTCATCTTAAAAAAATCATTCATGGGTTTCCCTAATAATTTTGAAAGAGCCTCAAATTGTGTGCGCTTTGTTTACCTTAGATACAAATTTGAAAGTTTGGAGACTTTTTTAAAACCCAATTTCAAAATCTTAAGCTCCCTTTGTTAAGTGTTGTAATAAAATGTCTTCGGAGATATGTTAGAGCAAGGAGCAATTGAAATATTGAAAGAAACGGACCCTATTGAGTGACCCAATTTTAAGATTTTGGAACTAGGAAAGTCCATAAAGATAAGCCAATTACACTCGCTTAGAAAGATGGTTTGAGAAGGTTTGGGTGAGGTGTTTTTAATACAGTAGTCCAATGAAGATCCTATATTCTTAAATAAATTGAGATTTCTTGCAGGATATTAACCGGATGATGATGAGCGATCATCACTGGATAGACACAAAGCCTCGGTTTGGGAAGAAATTTTACCATGCAACGAAGAAGATCTTGCTTTTCTGGCAGTTTTCATTGGTGGTGAAATCAAAATCATAGACAGCATAGCGACACTCGTTGGCAGGGAGAGAAGCAGTGAAATCGTCGTAGGTTTCATCAGGGCTTCCAAGTCTGTCCACAACAACCTTTTGAGAGTCTATCCTGAACACAATGAACCTATAGTTCCGCTTTGATTTCAGTTCCAAGAACTTGAGCTTACACTCATCATCCACTGCCATTCCTGACGCTGCGTTCGCCTATAATTATAACATACAAAATTGTTGATATTTCATTCACTATTATGACCTCTGTCCAAAAATAATTATCACTTTTTCTAAACAAAATATATAGGAAAAGCGACAACTATTCTAGGAGTGAGAGAGTATATGTGCAAATAAACAACGAAAGAATTATTGGAATGATCACATATGACGTCTGCCATGAAAGAAAGTCACCCTTAATTAATATTCATTTTCGCAACATTGAGTATCATCTAAGTCGCCCTTAATTTCCCTCTTAATTGAAAGTGTGATTGAGGAATTCATCCAAATTTAGAATCTAAATGAAAGAGAGAAACATCGAGGCAGAAAGAAAATAAAAAAGGCATACCATGGTGTTGTTCAATGAATAAGACGAGAGCTTAATTTGTTTGAAATTGTGACCTGAAAAAGATTTGATATGACGAATGAGAGGAAAAGTGAAAGAATGAAAGTGGAATAATAGGATTTTGAGAGAGGGAGAAGAGAAGAGATCCTTAATTGTGGGGGAAATCTGAGTCAAATTCGGAGCCGAAGAGAATTTCAAGGTACAAGTTAGGGTTGGGAATTCTCCATGCCTTTGTGAGGCTCATAATCATCAATTATTCTCATGTCATGATGTCAAGAACACAAAAATAGTATTTGATTCTGAAAAATAATTCGCTGCTTAGCAAAATGATGTACTAGCCACCAGTATATTAATGATATACATAATGTGGCATAAGAAGAGGTTAATTAAATCTAATAGTCTTGGAATTTTTTTCGATTGTCCTTTTTTCTCTTTCCTTTTCTCCACGACTCATTCAAACTCCAAGTCTAAAACAAATTATGATGTTGCACAAGTTATATATTTTATCTTTTAATTTTTGTTTATGCTTTTTAATTTAGTAGATTAACACCAAAAATATACTTTATGTCTATAGCGGATTTGTAAACATTAATGTAAGAAATTTGTAAGGCAGAATAAtatgattttatttttataataataagatttttataaataaatacgtAAAATAAGAAAATTTAAGTtgcaaagaaaaaaaaaagtaacacGACTATTATAGGGTGGTCAATTCATATGATCATcaaaaaattaaataattttaatataCACATTGCGCATCATTTCAATATTTTTAAAAGAAAATAAGAGTTCTAAGAATACAATACATATTGAAACTTAGTATAAAAGAAACAACAGTCATTGAGACCGGACTAAAAATAAAAAGGGAAACGTTTAGAGTTTTTTGAAATTTCAAGCAACTTGAAGGACTTTATCGATCGCCAGCATAAACAAAAGATGGACTGGCCATAAGCTCTAGACCAAAACGCTATCTCTATCTCTCTCTTTGTCACCACACTTCTACCATCGACTGACAAAATATTTTATCAAAGCCAAGCAAGGTCTACACACTTTCACATTAAACAATGAAAAATTAGACCTCAGCTTTTAAGAATGTCGTgtgtaattataataatttttgtgCAATAGATTAATGCCACTTTATAAACATTCATACAAATGATTGAACACTATTTATTACTCGTTCCTTGCTTTCACAATCGTGTAAATAACAATCTACCTATAAccaatatctttattattactacaaCAAAAGGTAATGCAACTACATGTATTCTATAATATAATATGTATTTTGGGCTGATTAAAAGTCACTATAGTGATGTTCGCATGCGCTATCAACACGGCATAAATGTGACTTAATTATAATCAGTGGCGAAGCGAAAGAAAAAAAATTTGGATGTTCAAATTTATAAAGACTTAATTGACAATAAGGACCTCATAATTTATATTTCTAACATAGCTGTTTAGTAATTAACTTTTAATAATTTAGGCTTGGACTCAATCTTAATATAAATATTAGAGTAAATATGATTTAAAATCAATGATTTTCTTATTAACTGAATGATTAAATTGAATATAAAGATAATATATTTATTGACATATAGTGAGGACGCAAAAGATTAATATGAGAAATTAAGGATCTATTAAAGGTTGGTTCTATTCTATAGGGTCTAAACACATAACTCCCTAATAAATAACTACTACGTCACAGATTATATGTACATAGCCATCCCATACTTTTTTTTTCTCCTGACTTTGAACACCCAAGTCATAACGTGCCTTCGCTCATGATTATAATCTCATCTAACACGCTTAAAACGTCGTCGTATATGTTgttttttcagtaataataataaataaatggttAGCGCATACTTCACACAAACATAAACAACTTCGTATGTCTTATTATATAATTCTATTTATTCCATTCCATTCCTCCAAAAATAAAATTCCAGACTTAAATTGCAAATTAGGGTTCAATTACATCTGCAatacaaataaattaaataatggCGATAAATATGGTGCTGGAGCATGAATATTGATGTTACGTGTGTTTATCGAATTAACGATTTATCAGGTATCTTCTTCTTTTTGATAGTATTAACTTTTTTCCTTTACAATATATATGCATCTAATGGTATAAGTAGATTTACTTTTCTGCTGCTAGTCACCATAAATCTACAGTCGCCCTCCctctatatgtatgtgtgtgtctaTCATCATAGGTTATGATTCTATCAGATCCTATGTAGTACCGGGATCGATACACATCGGATTTTGAGATGGGTACTTGAGCCAGAAACGACAAAGCGGAAAAATGGCCAAAGACGAAAAGTGGAGAAGGAGgccatggttttttttttttttttcaattagcCAACAATCTAATAAGAagaaaattaatttaataatataggtTGTCTAATTAGGAGGTTGCAAAAGGCATATAAAAATTAATAGGTTGCAAAGGGAATAGTAAAATTGATAGGCAGCAAAAGGCATAGGAAAATAAATATAGAACTTATATATTAAATCTGATCCACGTTAGATCTTAAGTATCAAAACTCTCATCCTCTCTTGTTCACATGATAAATGTAGGTATTAATTATTATGAAGGTAAAATTAATAGTAATAGTTTATTGTGTTgactaaaaaaaaaatattccaTCCGTCTCAAAATAGATACAAATTTTTACATGTAAATTACATTgaaaaatttgtatttattttggGACGGAAGTAGTAGTTTATTGTGTTGATATAGTTATGTAGTTGCTGAAAATTGTAGTTAAAAAGCACCAGATATAAATTTTTCAATACAAATTTTATATTGAAAAATTTACATCTATTTTGAGACGGAGTGAGTATTTGAATATAGTTATGGGTAAATCAGGTCGCAAAAGTTATTTATAGCAACGAGTAGCTAACGGTTAGTAAAAGTGACTTTTACCTTCGGATTTTAACGATTTAGTAGTAGGTGGAGATTATTAGCTACTAGAATATTGACAATGGTCAAAAATCCGTCCGATAGGATTTGAGGGCTATAGTCATGATTAAATGAATTATAACTATGTTTTTTTGGGAGTGGGTAGTTGGCATTTTGTTTGTAAGGTCTGCTTACATAAACTTTGAGACCTGTTAAGACAGATCTGAAGCACCCTAGTAACCCTCTTGTAGCTCATTGACCTTTATATAGAAAGCCTCTCAATTACTtgctcaaaactttttttttagagGAACTACTCAAAACTTTGTTGTACTTCACATGTGAATCtgaaaaaataaaaacatttactTTTATAAACTCAAACAGGTTTTTAAACAGATGTCTTAGATATATATGCTAAAATCTAACCAATGTATAGTATGATATCATCTTGCAAATAAGAAGCCTTTTAGATCTGTAAAGACAATCGAACAGTACTACACGGGTATAGAAAATTAGACCGCCTAGGAGACAAGAAAAAAACGCCATGAAATGAAAATGCGGATTAGATAGATGTCTTTGACTACTTTAATACTTTTTGAAGCCATTTAGTAGTCGTGATCGTGTGAAAGTGTTCATAATTTAAATGAGCAATTGAATCATTCCCATTTTTGGTGGTTTTATTCTAGAGCATGGAAATAAGAAGCCTTTTAGATCGGTGAAGGGAATAGAGAGGTACTTGGTTAGAAGGTTAGACCCCCAGAGAAAAAGAAGAGGAAGAAATTGCCATGGAGGCTCCATACTAGAATCTAACCATCAAGATGAAGCAAAGGCCTTAATTGAAGAAGAAGCGAACTTCGGCTCCAAGCATTGAAAAAGAAGCAAAAGCTTTAATTGACTTTGGCCTCACTCATGATTTAATTATGAAAGATGCATTTTACGTAGAAGCAATTGATGAAGCAAAAATCTTTCTCGGAGATGTTTAATTTCTCTCTTTCgtttttttgtgtgtgtttttttttttttttggcattaaAGCGGCGTTCTCTTTTGCTTCGATTTGtc from Rutidosis leptorrhynchoides isolate AG116_Rl617_1_P2 unplaced genomic scaffold, CSIRO_AGI_Rlap_v1 contig571, whole genome shotgun sequence includes:
- the LOC139884569 gene encoding actin-depolymerizing factor 7 isoform X1, which gives rise to MSYKRVTRANAASGMAVDDECKLKFLELKSKRNYRFIVFRIDSQKVVVDRLGSPDETYDDFTASLPANECRYAVYDFDFTTNENCQKSKIFFVAWSPDISMVRMKMVYASSKDRFKRELDGIQVELQATDPSEMSMDIVKARAL
- the LOC139884569 gene encoding actin-depolymerizing factor 7 isoform X3 — translated: MVEANAASGMAVDDECKLKFLELKSKRNYRFIVFRIDSQKVVVDRLGSPDETYDDFTASLPANECRYAVYDFDFTTNENCQKSKIFFVAWSPDISMVRMKMVYASSKDRFKRELDGIQVELQATDPSEMSMDIVKARAL
- the LOC139884569 gene encoding actin-depolymerizing factor 7 isoform X2 produces the protein MSYKRANAASGMAVDDECKLKFLELKSKRNYRFIVFRIDSQKVVVDRLGSPDETYDDFTASLPANECRYAVYDFDFTTNENCQKSKIFFVAWSPDISMVRMKMVYASSKDRFKRELDGIQVELQATDPSEMSMDIVKARAL